Proteins encoded in a region of the Mycolicibacterium chitae genome:
- a CDS encoding HAD-IB family hydrolase/lysophospholipid acyltransferase family protein, which produces MTTPRDMRLPGSVAEVKASPRGPKIGAFFDLDGTLVAGFTGVILTQEQFRRRELGLGDLIGMIQAGLNHQLGRLEFEDLITSASSAMRGRSITDMDQVGERLFKQHIESRIYPEMRELVRAHLDQGHTVCLSSSALTIQVEPVAEFLGIPNTLTNRFELDEDGALTGQVVRPILWGPGKANAVQKFAAERGIDLKDSYFYADGDEDVALMYLVGHPRPTNPEGKMAAVARQRGWPILRFTSRGGPSLTGTLKTLVGVGSVVPIAAGAIGWGLLTRSRRRGINFFTGNWGAMLLASSGVKLNVLGRENLTAQRPAVFIFNHRNNFDPIITSALVRDNFTGVGKKELADDPLAGTLGKLMDAVFIDRDNTEAAVASLKQVEELIRKGLSIVMAPEGTRLDTTTVGPFKKGPFRLAMAAGIPIVPVVIRNAEVIGSRDATLMRPGTVDVVVYPPIPVQDWTVEDLEDRIGQVRQLYLDTLASWPEDEVPAVDLGAPTKKPAKKAAAKKAPAKKAPVKKATAKKKTAKKTAAKKVSPKNAEPGEAPPVRGRP; this is translated from the coding sequence ATGACAACCCCACGCGATATGCGACTGCCTGGCTCGGTGGCCGAGGTCAAGGCCAGCCCCCGCGGGCCGAAGATCGGCGCGTTCTTCGACCTGGACGGCACGCTGGTCGCCGGGTTCACCGGAGTCATCCTGACCCAGGAGCAGTTCCGCCGCCGCGAACTGGGCCTCGGCGACCTGATCGGCATGATCCAGGCCGGTCTGAATCACCAGCTGGGCCGCCTCGAGTTCGAGGACCTCATCACCTCGGCGTCCTCGGCGATGCGGGGCCGGTCCATCACCGACATGGACCAGGTCGGCGAGCGGCTGTTCAAGCAGCACATCGAATCCCGCATCTACCCGGAGATGCGGGAACTGGTGCGGGCGCATCTCGACCAGGGCCACACCGTGTGTCTGAGTTCCTCGGCGCTGACCATCCAGGTCGAGCCCGTCGCGGAGTTCCTCGGCATCCCGAACACGCTGACCAACCGGTTCGAACTCGACGAGGACGGCGCGCTCACCGGCCAGGTGGTGCGGCCCATCCTGTGGGGGCCGGGCAAGGCCAACGCCGTGCAGAAGTTCGCGGCCGAACGCGGAATCGACCTGAAGGACAGCTACTTTTACGCCGACGGCGACGAGGACGTCGCGCTGATGTACCTGGTGGGCCATCCCCGCCCGACCAACCCCGAGGGCAAGATGGCCGCGGTGGCCCGCCAGCGCGGCTGGCCCATCCTGCGGTTCACCAGCCGCGGCGGCCCCAGTCTTACCGGCACGCTCAAGACGCTGGTCGGCGTCGGCTCCGTCGTGCCGATCGCGGCCGGCGCCATCGGCTGGGGGCTGCTGACCCGCAGCCGGCGCCGCGGCATCAACTTCTTCACCGGTAACTGGGGGGCGATGCTGCTGGCCTCCAGCGGGGTCAAGCTGAACGTGCTCGGCCGGGAGAACCTCACCGCGCAGCGGCCCGCGGTGTTCATCTTCAACCACCGCAACAACTTTGACCCGATCATCACCAGCGCGCTGGTCCGGGACAACTTCACCGGGGTCGGCAAGAAGGAACTCGCCGACGATCCGCTCGCCGGCACCCTGGGCAAGCTGATGGACGCGGTGTTCATCGACCGGGACAACACCGAGGCCGCCGTCGCCTCCCTCAAACAGGTCGAGGAACTGATCCGCAAGGGCCTGTCCATCGTGATGGCCCCGGAGGGCACCCGGCTCGACACGACCACCGTCGGCCCGTTCAAGAAGGGCCCGTTCCGCCTGGCGATGGCGGCGGGCATCCCGATTGTCCCGGTGGTCATCCGCAATGCGGAGGTCATCGGATCCCGCGATGCGACGCTGATGCGCCCCGGCACCGTCGACGTCGTGGTGTATCCGCCGATCCCGGTGCAGGACTGGACGGTCGAGGATCTCGAGGACCGGATCGGCCAGGTGCGTCAGCTGTACCTGGACACCTTGGCGTCTTGGCCCGAGGACGAGGTGCCCGCCGTCGACCTGGGTGCGCCGACGAAGAAGCCTGCGAAGAAGGCCGCCGCGAAGAAGGCCCCCGCCAAGAAGGCGCCGGTCAAAAAGGCTACAGCCAAGAAGAAGACAGCCAAAAAGACTGCGGCCAAGAAGGTTTCACCCAAGAATGCCGAGCCGGGGGAGGCCCCGCCGGTGCGGGGTCGGCCATGA
- a CDS encoding WS/DGAT/MGAT family O-acyltransferase yields the protein MASDSFDASAFSDELSAVDQLLHRGEANPRTRSGIMAVELLEAAPDWQRYRATYENASRRVPRLRQKVVMPTLPTAPARWVVDPDFDLDFHVRRVRAPEPGGIRQVFDLAEVIQQSPLDITRPLWSATLIEGLEGGRAAQILHLSHAVADGVGMVAMFTEIYDLEPDAPPRPVAPLPIPQDLSPNDLMRSGLNALPGSIVGGLRGAVFGAIGAVGKAISRPGSAVSGVLDYAGSSRRIVRQAAPPSPLLRRRSLSTRTEAIEIPLADLHRVAKAAGGSINDAYLAGLCGALRRYHEALGVPVQTLPMAVPVNLRADSDPAGGNRFTGVNIAAPIGTADPAARMHKIRAQMTQRREEAALDLLGVVAPVLSLLPDPVLESMTGSVIASDVQASNVPVYPGDSFIAGSKVLRQYGIGPLPGVAMMVVLVSRGGYCTIAARYDRAAITDEALFARCFADGFDEVLALAGDPDLRVVPASFDTPDASTNGSAV from the coding sequence TTGGCGAGCGATTCCTTCGACGCGTCCGCGTTCTCCGATGAACTCAGTGCCGTCGACCAGCTGCTGCACCGCGGCGAGGCCAACCCGCGCACGCGGTCGGGAATCATGGCCGTCGAACTCCTCGAAGCCGCGCCGGACTGGCAGCGCTACCGCGCCACCTACGAGAACGCGTCCCGGCGGGTGCCGCGCCTGCGGCAGAAGGTCGTCATGCCGACGCTGCCCACCGCGCCTGCGCGCTGGGTCGTCGACCCCGACTTCGATCTGGACTTCCACGTCCGTCGGGTCCGCGCTCCCGAACCGGGCGGCATCCGTCAGGTCTTCGACCTCGCCGAGGTCATCCAGCAGTCGCCGCTGGACATCACCCGGCCGCTGTGGAGCGCCACGCTGATCGAGGGCCTCGAAGGCGGGCGGGCCGCGCAGATCCTGCACCTGAGCCACGCCGTCGCCGACGGGGTGGGCATGGTCGCGATGTTCACCGAGATCTACGACCTGGAACCGGATGCGCCGCCGCGGCCGGTGGCGCCGCTGCCGATCCCGCAGGACCTCTCGCCCAACGACCTGATGCGCTCCGGGCTCAACGCGCTGCCCGGCTCGATCGTCGGCGGCCTTCGCGGCGCGGTGTTCGGGGCCATCGGGGCGGTGGGCAAGGCGATCAGCCGTCCCGGTTCCGCGGTCTCCGGCGTGCTCGACTACGCGGGATCGAGCCGACGGATCGTGCGTCAGGCCGCGCCGCCGTCGCCGCTGCTGCGCCGGCGCAGCCTCTCCACGCGCACCGAGGCCATCGAGATCCCCCTGGCCGATCTGCACCGGGTGGCCAAGGCGGCCGGCGGCTCCATCAACGACGCGTACCTGGCCGGGCTGTGCGGCGCGCTGCGGCGCTACCACGAGGCCCTCGGCGTTCCCGTGCAGACGCTGCCGATGGCGGTCCCGGTCAACCTGCGCGCCGACTCCGACCCGGCCGGCGGGAACCGGTTCACCGGCGTCAACATCGCCGCCCCCATCGGCACCGCCGACCCGGCCGCGCGGATGCACAAGATCCGCGCGCAGATGACGCAGCGCCGCGAGGAGGCGGCCCTGGACCTGCTGGGGGTGGTGGCACCGGTGCTCTCGCTGCTGCCCGACCCGGTGCTGGAGTCGATGACGGGCTCGGTGATCGCCTCCGACGTCCAGGCCAGCAACGTGCCGGTGTATCCGGGGGACAGCTTCATCGCCGGTTCGAAAGTGTTGCGGCAGTATGGGATCGGCCCGCTGCCCGGAGTGGCCATGATGGTGGTGCTGGTCTCGCGCGGCGGCTATTGCACCATCGCGGCGCGCTACGACCGGGCCGCGATCACCGACGAGGCGCTGTTCGCCCGCTGCTTTGCCGACGGCTTCGACGAGGTGCTCGCGCTGGCCGGTGACCCGGATCTGCGGGTGGTCCCGGCCTCGTTCGACACCCCCGATGCCTCGACCAACGGATCGGCGGTGTGA